The following are from one region of the Ruficoccus sp. ZRK36 genome:
- a CDS encoding LacI family DNA-binding transcriptional regulator, translated as MPTLKRVSMREIADAVGVSVMTVSLALRGQPHVAAETRDRVLKMADKMGYRPDPALSALVAYRSVKATPKFHGLITYLNCTPYPNVEHTNQLHTDYFEGACERARELGYRLEPFWLNEPGMTSRRASQILSYKQVAGILVAPVHRLDVSIDLEWERFVSVSYGFSLAHPKLSAVSTHNFQCISLAMEKIVEYGYKRVGLVINKSQDKRKLGAWSGAYLMQQRNLIKAKDRIPILSIDDENLEHFEKWYKRYRPDAVLVGYTSVIDAFDKMGLRIGEDVGVVLAYTGTTHYDLAHVDHNNRIVGREAMNVLSGFIYHNEKGLPSHPVQTLVDGEWKDGYSLPDKR; from the coding sequence ATGCCTACCCTGAAAAGAGTTTCCATGCGCGAGATCGCCGACGCGGTCGGTGTCAGCGTGATGACCGTCTCACTCGCTTTACGAGGGCAGCCTCATGTAGCTGCTGAAACGCGAGATCGTGTCTTGAAGATGGCCGATAAAATGGGCTACAGGCCTGATCCTGCTTTGTCGGCACTGGTCGCCTACCGAAGTGTGAAGGCAACGCCGAAGTTTCATGGCCTGATCACATACCTGAACTGCACGCCTTATCCCAATGTCGAGCACACAAACCAACTGCATACCGACTACTTCGAGGGAGCCTGTGAGCGTGCCCGGGAGTTGGGCTATCGGTTGGAGCCATTTTGGCTGAACGAGCCGGGTATGACATCGCGTCGTGCCAGTCAGATTCTCAGCTATAAGCAAGTCGCCGGTATATTGGTCGCTCCGGTGCATCGGCTGGACGTGTCGATTGATCTGGAGTGGGAGCGTTTTGTTAGCGTCTCGTATGGCTTCTCGCTTGCGCACCCGAAGCTCTCCGCCGTGAGCACGCACAACTTCCAGTGCATCTCGCTGGCGATGGAGAAGATCGTGGAGTATGGCTACAAACGGGTGGGCCTGGTCATTAATAAAAGCCAGGACAAGCGTAAGCTCGGTGCTTGGTCGGGTGCCTACCTGATGCAGCAGAGGAATTTGATCAAAGCGAAAGACCGCATCCCCATTCTCTCGATCGACGATGAAAATCTCGAACACTTCGAGAAATGGTATAAGCGCTATCGGCCGGACGCCGTGCTAGTCGGCTACACCTCCGTCATTGATGCGTTCGATAAGATGGGGCTACGTATCGGGGAAGATGTCGGTGTCGTGCTGGCCTATACGGGGACGACGCACTACGACCTGGCCCACGTGGACCATAACAACCGCATCGTCGGGCGGGAGGCGATGAATGTACTCTCCGGCTTCATCTATCATAACGAAAAGGGCCTCCCCTCTCATCCTGTGCAGACGCTGGTTGATGGCGAATGGAAGGACGGCTACTCCCTGCCAGACAAGCGGTAA
- a CDS encoding sialate O-acetylesterase, whose product MVLQREIPLPVWGEADPGEKVTVAIAGQIAETTAAEDGKWIVRLQPLSASTTPQQLRVSGEGNELTFTDVLVGDVWVCSGQSNMEFDVEWSYSANEAIPTANNPLIRLIDIPRNAQFKPVSEVPVSWSRCSPEVVKDFSAIGYFFARDIQQSEGIPIGLIGSNWGGTHAQAWIRLGALEANPTLKTYADAYQNVVNNFDARQKRYDEEFLPAWQVKYDAWEKEVAEAKAAGRKPANRKAPWKPLPPLSKRVPSSLYNGMIAPLIPYGIKGVLWYQGEANAKSPGDYQALFSTLIEDWRQQWGEGEFPFLYVQLAAYKQPPTLPDLRDQQTATLSVPNTAMALAIDVGNAGNIHPRNKRTVAKRLALAAQALAYGKDIVYAGPMFASLDIEGNRARIHYTQTGSGLMIDSNPPRKPGEQPASALDHLTGFEIAGADGEFHPAQAMIEGECVVVSSDAVATPAAVRYGWAPAPEVNLYNREGLPAVPFTTAKNP is encoded by the coding sequence ATGGTCCTGCAGCGCGAGATACCTCTGCCCGTGTGGGGAGAGGCTGATCCGGGCGAGAAAGTCACCGTCGCCATCGCCGGGCAAATCGCCGAAACCACCGCTGCAGAAGACGGGAAATGGATCGTCCGCCTGCAACCGCTCTCTGCCTCTACCACGCCGCAGCAGCTACGCGTCAGCGGAGAAGGCAATGAGCTGACGTTTACTGACGTGCTGGTCGGGGATGTCTGGGTGTGCTCGGGACAGTCAAACATGGAGTTCGACGTGGAATGGTCGTACAGCGCGAACGAAGCGATCCCCACCGCCAACAACCCGCTTATCCGCCTGATCGACATTCCCCGCAACGCGCAGTTTAAGCCCGTCTCGGAAGTTCCCGTCAGCTGGAGCAGGTGCAGCCCTGAGGTCGTGAAAGACTTTTCTGCTATCGGCTATTTTTTCGCGCGCGATATCCAGCAAAGCGAGGGTATCCCCATTGGCCTGATCGGCAGCAACTGGGGCGGCACCCATGCACAGGCATGGATCCGTCTGGGCGCGCTTGAGGCAAATCCGACCCTCAAGACCTACGCAGATGCCTACCAAAACGTGGTCAATAACTTCGATGCGCGGCAAAAGCGCTACGACGAGGAATTCCTACCGGCCTGGCAGGTCAAATACGACGCTTGGGAAAAGGAAGTCGCCGAGGCCAAGGCCGCCGGTCGCAAACCCGCGAACCGCAAGGCACCGTGGAAGCCCCTTCCACCGCTCAGCAAGCGCGTCCCCTCCTCCCTCTACAACGGCATGATCGCCCCGCTCATTCCCTACGGGATCAAGGGTGTGCTCTGGTATCAGGGCGAGGCCAACGCAAAAAGCCCTGGTGACTATCAGGCTCTTTTTAGCACTCTGATCGAGGACTGGCGACAGCAGTGGGGCGAGGGTGAGTTCCCCTTCCTCTACGTCCAGCTGGCCGCCTACAAACAACCGCCCACACTGCCCGACCTCCGCGACCAGCAGACGGCCACGCTCTCAGTCCCCAACACCGCGATGGCACTCGCCATCGATGTCGGCAACGCCGGCAACATTCACCCGCGTAACAAGCGCACGGTGGCAAAGCGGCTGGCACTGGCCGCCCAGGCTCTCGCATACGGAAAGGATATCGTCTATGCCGGGCCGATGTTTGCCTCTCTCGATATCGAGGGCAACCGGGCACGTATTCACTACACCCAGACCGGTAGCGGGCTGATGATTGACAGTAACCCGCCTCGTAAGCCCGGTGAGCAACCCGCATCGGCACTCGACCACCTGACCGGCTTTGAGATCGCCGGGGCTGATGGGGAGTTCCATCCGGCGCAGGCCATGATCGAGGGTGAGTGCGTCGTCGTCAGTAGTGATGCAGTCGCGACCCCGGCGGCCGTCCGCTATGGCTGGGCTCCCGCCCCCGAGGTAAATCTGTACAACCGCGAAGGCCTACCCGCTGTGCCTTTCACGACAGCGAAGAACCCATAG
- a CDS encoding sulfatase: MPQPNPIKGVLLMIADDWSPIAGCYGNPVIRTPNIDRLAARGMRFDRAFCTTPSCAASRANILTGLYSHQHGQYGHCHDRHGFRTHEHVRSLPTILRESGIQAALAGKSHIAPESVYPFDPYMVLAPNSAPRLRKAISECLASIGDEPFYLHAAAQYPHRSGGTFKAAPDPETFGDLDDQYRPEDVIVPAWLPDLPQVRQDLAAYYTEITRFDEFVGSTLQRLEDSGRADETLVLLMSDHGMPFPGAKASPFEAGHNCPLIIAHPGGVGAGQSTRALVNWTDIMPTILEALDIPTERWPKELTGESLLPLLTTPDGPWREETYYSHSVHEITNYFPYRVLRTDRYKYVQCLAHEMSMPLASDIFESPTWSACQQSGDHGGRPPERILHHPPEGLYDLDNDPLELHNLADQTGHQELTRKYRERLLELRQQTQDPWLLVDYQSGNITKEQSKLRPLA, encoded by the coding sequence ATGCCCCAACCAAACCCCATCAAAGGTGTCCTACTCATGATCGCGGATGACTGGTCCCCGATCGCCGGCTGCTACGGCAACCCGGTTATCCGTACCCCCAACATCGACCGACTGGCCGCCCGGGGGATGCGCTTCGACCGGGCTTTTTGCACCACCCCGTCCTGTGCGGCCAGCCGCGCCAACATCCTGACCGGGCTGTATAGCCACCAGCACGGGCAATACGGCCATTGCCACGACCGCCATGGATTCCGCACGCACGAGCATGTCCGCAGTCTACCGACCATTCTACGCGAAAGCGGCATCCAAGCCGCACTGGCCGGAAAGTCTCACATCGCGCCGGAGAGCGTGTATCCGTTTGATCCTTACATGGTGCTGGCCCCCAACAGCGCTCCACGCCTTCGAAAGGCTATCTCCGAGTGCTTGGCATCAATCGGCGATGAGCCCTTTTACCTGCACGCTGCCGCCCAGTACCCGCACCGCTCCGGGGGCACGTTCAAGGCCGCTCCCGACCCGGAAACTTTTGGTGATCTCGACGACCAGTACCGGCCCGAGGACGTCATCGTCCCCGCCTGGCTTCCCGACCTCCCACAGGTGCGCCAGGATCTGGCCGCGTACTACACAGAGATCACACGCTTCGACGAGTTCGTCGGCTCGACCCTGCAACGACTTGAGGATAGCGGACGGGCGGACGAAACGCTGGTACTGCTCATGTCCGACCACGGCATGCCCTTCCCCGGCGCCAAGGCCAGCCCCTTTGAAGCAGGGCACAACTGCCCGTTGATCATTGCCCATCCCGGCGGCGTCGGGGCCGGTCAGTCCACCCGCGCTCTTGTCAACTGGACGGACATTATGCCCACGATTTTAGAGGCACTCGATATCCCCACCGAGCGCTGGCCTAAAGAGCTGACCGGCGAGAGCCTGCTCCCCCTACTGACAACCCCCGACGGCCCCTGGCGCGAGGAGACTTACTACTCACACAGCGTCCACGAGATCACCAACTACTTCCCGTACCGTGTGCTCCGGACCGACCGCTACAAGTATGTCCAGTGTCTGGCCCACGAGATGTCCATGCCCTTGGCCAGCGATATTTTTGAGTCACCCACATGGTCTGCTTGTCAACAGTCCGGCGACCACGGTGGCCGTCCGCCAGAGCGTATTCTGCATCACCCCCCGGAGGGGCTCTACGATCTGGATAACGATCCGCTTGAGCTGCATAACCTTGCCGATCAAACCGGGCATCAGGAACTCACCCGGAAATACCGTGAGCGGCTGCTCGAGCTTCGCCAACAAACACAAGACCCTTGGCTACTGGTGGATTACCAAAGCGGAAATATCACTAAGGAGCAGTCCAAACTTCGCCCACTTGCGTGA
- a CDS encoding sulfatase, protein MKPNILLLHSHDLGDLIGCYPGNSSVTPHLDKLAAEGVVFEQHFAAAPTCSPSRGANLTGLAPTRNGLIALATDGIWEVNRDVKLLPEMMQEAGYKTGNFGAWHITGDETHRGFDKFSGEFPDSEIVDNALAWMEEVEGDQPFFCTVGLIAPHRPFTDNWRDLQDPDDVVVPPYLKDTPVVREEMRRFYGDTSMADEQHGRLIDFIKQKGLDENTIIIFTVDHGIGMPRAKGSLYDPGLKIPLIVRWKGQVEGGRRFGGLTCNTDLVPTIMEAIGESRIVPEGIDGKSLWSFVSEGKDVGHKYVFAEQTWHDFYEPIRSIRTASYKLIWNFEPGPGLQLPPDTLYSSTTGEMRQMLRDFERPEFELYDLDADPDEQVNLAGRVKYSEIEKELKATLLARLEEIEDPILKGPIPSVPGYFEHFLYHFNCGGLPLEPGRENWLPIKWPFGRTARYRKVSPDKGVQ, encoded by the coding sequence ATGAAGCCGAATATCCTGCTCCTTCACAGCCATGATCTTGGCGACCTTATCGGTTGCTACCCGGGTAACTCCTCGGTCACGCCGCACCTGGATAAACTCGCTGCCGAGGGTGTCGTCTTTGAGCAGCATTTCGCGGCAGCCCCCACGTGCAGCCCGAGTCGTGGTGCAAACCTGACCGGGTTGGCCCCCACCCGTAACGGCCTCATCGCACTAGCCACTGATGGCATCTGGGAGGTCAACCGTGACGTCAAACTGCTGCCTGAAATGATGCAGGAGGCCGGGTATAAGACCGGTAACTTCGGAGCGTGGCACATCACCGGTGACGAAACGCACCGTGGCTTTGACAAGTTTTCCGGTGAGTTCCCGGACAGCGAGATTGTCGATAATGCTTTGGCGTGGATGGAGGAGGTCGAGGGTGATCAACCGTTCTTCTGCACCGTGGGTCTGATCGCTCCTCATCGCCCTTTCACGGATAATTGGCGCGACTTGCAGGATCCGGACGATGTGGTCGTACCTCCCTACCTGAAAGATACGCCCGTCGTGCGAGAGGAGATGCGCCGCTTTTACGGGGACACCAGTATGGCCGATGAGCAACATGGCCGCTTGATCGACTTCATCAAGCAAAAGGGACTGGATGAAAACACGATTATCATCTTCACCGTGGATCACGGGATCGGCATGCCACGCGCCAAAGGCTCCCTCTATGATCCCGGCTTGAAAATCCCACTCATCGTCCGCTGGAAGGGACAGGTCGAGGGTGGTCGCCGCTTTGGCGGATTAACTTGTAACACGGACCTCGTGCCGACGATCATGGAGGCCATCGGGGAGAGTCGGATCGTGCCCGAGGGGATCGACGGAAAAAGTCTCTGGTCTTTCGTTAGCGAGGGAAAGGATGTCGGGCACAAGTATGTATTTGCTGAGCAGACCTGGCACGATTTCTACGAGCCTATTCGTTCTATCCGTACCGCTTCGTACAAACTTATCTGGAACTTCGAGCCCGGCCCCGGCTTGCAGTTGCCGCCCGACACCCTCTACTCCTCTACAACCGGTGAAATGCGCCAAATGCTTCGTGACTTCGAGCGCCCTGAGTTCGAGCTGTACGATCTGGATGCTGATCCAGACGAGCAGGTAAATCTAGCAGGGCGTGTCAAGTACAGCGAGATCGAGAAAGAGCTGAAGGCGACGTTGCTAGCCCGACTGGAGGAGATCGAAGATCCGATCCTGAAGGGGCCCATTCCGAGTGTGCCCGGCTACTTCGAGCACTTCCTGTATCACTTTAACTGCGGAGGGCTACCTCTGGAACCAGGACGTGAAAACTGGCTCCCGATCAAGTGGCCTTTTGGCAGAACCGCCCGCTATCGAAAAGTAAGCCCGGATAAGGGCGTGCAGTAG
- a CDS encoding Gfo/Idh/MocA family oxidoreductase translates to MFTEAILTTYKEKYDLVALCDTNELRSAYHNKIYKEKYGLEPLPTYHVRDFDLMIEREKPDVMIVTSADFSHHEYIIRALKAGCDVITEKPMTIDEVKCQQIIDTVKETGKEVRVSFNYRYAPSRSKVKELILEGAIGQVRSVHFEWLLDTTHGADYFRRWHRDKRNSGGLMVHKATHHFDLVNWWLDSVPETVFGLGSLGFYGKINGMAQGNYYPYLRSTDNPAARDDPFGLDMRENEKLNNLYWKSEHIDGYVRDLNVFGDGISIEDTMNVLVKYRNGAQMSYSLHAYSPWEGYRIAFNGTRGRIELDEMERSYISAGSGHITDGVTQSRQLKVLPHWEKPYEVEVPHGEGGHGGGDPLLLNALFSDKPVTDALGRSATHVDGALSILTGIAANRSFATGQPVKVSDLLKCDFL, encoded by the coding sequence ATGTTCACAGAAGCAATTCTAACGACTTACAAGGAGAAGTACGATCTCGTTGCCCTGTGTGACACCAATGAACTCCGCAGTGCTTATCACAATAAGATCTACAAGGAAAAATACGGACTGGAGCCACTCCCAACCTATCATGTCCGGGACTTCGACCTGATGATCGAGCGAGAAAAACCCGATGTCATGATCGTCACCTCGGCTGATTTCTCTCACCATGAATACATTATCCGGGCTCTCAAAGCTGGCTGTGATGTCATCACAGAAAAGCCCATGACGATCGATGAAGTCAAGTGTCAGCAGATCATCGATACCGTCAAGGAGACTGGAAAAGAAGTCCGTGTCAGCTTTAACTACCGCTACGCACCCTCCCGCAGCAAGGTCAAGGAACTGATACTGGAAGGGGCGATCGGTCAGGTGCGTTCAGTACACTTCGAGTGGCTGCTCGACACGACCCACGGGGCGGACTATTTCCGCCGCTGGCACCGCGACAAGCGCAACTCGGGCGGGCTCATGGTCCATAAGGCCACTCACCACTTTGACCTCGTCAACTGGTGGCTGGACTCCGTCCCGGAAACGGTATTCGGGCTCGGATCACTCGGCTTTTACGGGAAGATTAACGGCATGGCTCAGGGTAACTACTACCCCTACCTGCGCTCGACCGACAATCCTGCCGCCAGGGACGACCCCTTCGGCCTGGATATGCGCGAAAATGAAAAGCTCAACAATCTGTACTGGAAGTCTGAACACATTGATGGATACGTACGCGACCTGAATGTTTTTGGTGACGGCATCAGCATTGAGGACACCATGAACGTTCTCGTCAAGTACCGCAACGGTGCCCAAATGAGCTACTCTCTTCACGCCTACTCCCCCTGGGAAGGATACCGCATCGCCTTTAACGGTACCCGCGGCCGCATCGAACTGGACGAGATGGAACGCTCATACATCAGCGCGGGCAGTGGTCACATCACCGATGGCGTCACACAATCCCGACAGCTTAAAGTGCTTCCGCACTGGGAGAAGCCCTACGAGGTAGAAGTCCCGCACGGCGAAGGTGGCCACGGTGGCGGCGACCCCCTTCTGCTTAATGCGCTGTTCAGCGACAAACCGGTCACAGATGCCCTTGGGCGAAGTGCCACCCATGTTGACGGAGCACTTTCCATCCTGACTGGCATAGCCGCTAACCGGTCATTCGCCACCGGCCAGCCGGTCAAGGTGAGTGATCTGCTCAAGTGCGACTTTCTCTAA
- a CDS encoding AraC family transcriptional regulator: MSKRLRELARSARASWYNPQPDMLLRYEHTLLELSLLVMEAAFTHEVKDVNREHERVRTAIKCFTERIGDNPSLEQIAREVGSSAPHLRRLFHRVMGTSPKRAFDQIRFQRAFQLMAEPETKLSEVGESCGFESPSAFSRAFKNKFGCSPDRWRNGVR, translated from the coding sequence ATGAGTAAGCGACTTCGTGAGCTGGCGCGCTCGGCGAGAGCTTCCTGGTATAATCCGCAGCCCGATATGCTCCTGCGTTACGAACATACTTTGCTGGAGTTAAGTCTGCTGGTCATGGAGGCGGCCTTTACTCACGAGGTGAAGGATGTAAACCGCGAGCACGAGCGTGTGCGTACTGCGATCAAGTGCTTTACCGAGCGTATCGGTGATAATCCCAGTCTGGAGCAGATTGCCCGCGAGGTCGGTAGCTCCGCCCCCCACCTGCGGCGGTTGTTTCATCGGGTGATGGGAACATCCCCTAAGCGGGCCTTTGACCAGATTCGTTTCCAGCGCGCGTTTCAGCTCATGGCCGAGCCTGAAACAAAGCTGAGCGAGGTTGGAGAGAGCTGTGGCTTCGAGAGTCCGAGTGCGTTTTCCCGTGCCTTTAAGAACAAATTCGGGTGTTCCCCTGATCGGTGGCGCAACGGAGTAAGATAG
- a CDS encoding PEP-CTERM sorting domain-containing protein (PEP-CTERM proteins occur, often in large numbers, in the proteomes of bacteria that also encode an exosortase, a predicted intramembrane cysteine proteinase. The presence of a PEP-CTERM domain at a protein's C-terminus predicts cleavage within the sorting domain, followed by covalent anchoring to some some component of the (usually Gram-negative) cell surface. Many PEP-CTERM proteins exhibit an unusual sequence composition that includes large numbers of potential glycosylation sites. Expression of one such protein has been shown restore the ability of a bacterium to form floc, a type of biofilm.), which yields MNYLVKTLTSTVCLLATCALAQADVIFTDDFTEYTAGELIPTGGDNLWSGTLPVGELTFTAEDDTEHYFSAGSNKYAVMSVATTVDNANVLVTTGIFDTTYTGQMTFSFYDPSSATHDGTGWLLRLGASAGNGSSAFGVYIKNGTLILAAGSSLNASGGTISTYTMDTAHELSIVFNNSNSSLTYAGGTVASGTMDIYLDGERIGDDLAGSGGAGVDSVISNFNFTAKTWNSTFESTLYVDDFNVDTSISIPEPSSSGLIFGGFLGLAWLLRRFKGHKKG from the coding sequence ATGAATTACCTCGTTAAGACCCTTACCTCTACTGTTTGCCTCCTGGCCACTTGTGCCTTGGCTCAGGCAGACGTGATATTCACCGACGATTTCACCGAGTATACCGCTGGTGAGCTGATTCCCACGGGCGGAGATAACCTCTGGTCGGGCACCTTGCCTGTGGGTGAGTTGACCTTTACTGCCGAGGATGACACTGAGCACTATTTTTCTGCCGGTAGCAATAAGTACGCAGTCATGTCAGTGGCTACCACCGTCGACAATGCGAATGTCTTAGTGACCACGGGGATTTTCGACACCACATATACCGGTCAGATGACATTCTCTTTCTACGATCCCTCATCAGCTACTCACGATGGTACCGGGTGGCTGTTGCGTCTGGGCGCGAGTGCGGGTAATGGTTCCTCAGCTTTTGGTGTCTATATCAAGAATGGGACCCTTATCCTGGCTGCAGGCTCGAGCTTAAATGCCTCAGGAGGCACGATTTCCACTTACACAATGGATACAGCACACGAGCTCAGCATTGTGTTTAACAACTCGAACTCCTCTCTCACCTATGCCGGTGGCACTGTTGCCTCCGGGACGATGGATATTTATCTCGACGGTGAGCGGATCGGGGATGACCTGGCCGGTTCCGGTGGCGCTGGTGTTGATAGCGTTATCTCGAATTTCAACTTCACTGCCAAGACGTGGAACTCGACCTTCGAAAGCACCTTGTATGTGGACGACTTTAATGTCGATACCTCGATCTCGATCCCTGAGCCCAGCTCCTCCGGCCTGATCTTTGGCGGTTTTCTCGGTTTGGCTTGGCTGCTGCGCCGCTTTAAGGGCCATAAGAAGGGTTGA
- a CDS encoding heparin lyase I family protein — translation MIEFHNLKKWARGLCLPAAVIFTPIGQGYAQMIFEEDFESAELDLTKWKYHLDGNTALVDIVDTTARSGSRSAHMKTVAANGDRRAEIVPKFPRFVWGEEYWVGFSLMVHTPVEKAGAVHQHHSVPNNNNWDCGAGPNSFTIQARDDVDLLMRTATNPEYIEAVPKSNSALGNSVPTPVAYLPDEWTDIVYHFRYAPDETGFFQIWVDGEMVLDHQGPTVYRIDYCGKPKVQEQYMKIGLYPAAKGGDGEIYYDELRVAGALSSYADVAPR, via the coding sequence ATGATAGAATTTCATAACCTGAAAAAGTGGGCCAGGGGCCTGTGTTTGCCTGCGGCAGTCATCTTTACTCCTATAGGCCAGGGCTACGCGCAAATGATCTTCGAGGAAGATTTCGAGAGCGCAGAGCTAGATCTGACCAAGTGGAAGTACCATCTGGACGGTAATACTGCTCTGGTGGATATTGTGGATACGACTGCTCGTAGTGGCAGCCGCTCAGCCCATATGAAGACCGTCGCCGCCAACGGTGATCGCCGTGCCGAGATCGTACCAAAGTTCCCTCGCTTTGTCTGGGGAGAGGAGTACTGGGTCGGTTTTAGCCTGATGGTGCATACTCCCGTGGAAAAAGCAGGCGCAGTCCACCAACACCATTCGGTCCCTAATAACAACAACTGGGACTGTGGAGCGGGGCCCAACTCATTTACGATTCAGGCCAGAGATGATGTAGACCTGCTGATGAGAACTGCGACTAACCCTGAGTACATCGAGGCTGTTCCGAAGTCGAATTCAGCACTCGGAAACTCTGTGCCGACGCCTGTGGCCTACCTGCCGGATGAGTGGACCGATATCGTTTACCATTTCAGATATGCACCGGATGAAACCGGATTTTTCCAGATATGGGTGGATGGCGAGATGGTGCTCGATCACCAGGGGCCCACCGTCTACCGCATAGACTACTGCGGTAAGCCGAAGGTGCAGGAACAGTACATGAAGATCGGACTCTATCCGGCCGCCAAAGGTGGGGATGGGGAAATCTATTACGACGAGCTTCGAGTTGCTGGTGCCTTGTCGTCGTATGCCGATGTCGCCCCACGCTGA
- a CDS encoding hydroxyacid dehydrogenase produces the protein MSEQPLILFDPHPRPIDLLFSEAEKARLNGLGQVIWHEGTPAPDEYIDKYLPETTILIGQPALPKERLDRAPNLKAVFNVESNFLPNIDYEECHRRGIPVLSTAPVFSLPVAEMALGMALSLARRVHEADAAIRAGTETLYGEGDNQDSILLTGRTTAIVGCGNVGRSLLPLLKPFGGKILAHDPWIHPSVLRELGMVPATLEECFEQSAAVFLTGAVTTENAGGIGRTYFDKMSKGSLLLLMSRAGVVNFDELLDAAESGHLRVGIDVWPDEPIPKDHRARRTPNTLLQAHRAGNIPEVWPWMGERVVDDIEQILKGLPPQRCQRAQLETVAKLRSKPVE, from the coding sequence ATGTCCGAACAACCACTTATCCTTTTTGACCCCCACCCTCGCCCGATTGATCTGCTTTTCAGTGAAGCGGAAAAAGCACGCCTCAACGGTCTGGGCCAGGTGATCTGGCACGAGGGGACGCCAGCACCGGACGAGTACATTGATAAGTATCTGCCGGAGACGACGATTCTGATCGGCCAGCCCGCCCTCCCGAAAGAGCGCCTGGATCGGGCTCCGAACCTCAAGGCGGTGTTCAATGTGGAAAGCAACTTTCTGCCCAACATTGATTACGAGGAATGCCACCGACGCGGCATCCCTGTCCTTTCGACCGCTCCGGTCTTTTCCTTACCGGTGGCGGAAATGGCCCTCGGCATGGCTCTGTCGCTGGCTCGTCGCGTCCATGAGGCGGATGCGGCCATTCGCGCGGGTACCGAGACCCTCTACGGAGAGGGTGACAACCAGGACTCCATCCTCCTCACGGGGCGCACGACCGCCATCGTCGGCTGTGGGAATGTCGGCCGCTCCCTGCTCCCCCTGCTCAAGCCGTTCGGGGGTAAGATCCTCGCGCACGACCCCTGGATCCACCCCAGCGTCCTGCGTGAGCTCGGGATGGTCCCAGCGACGCTGGAGGAATGCTTCGAGCAGTCCGCTGCCGTCTTCCTGACCGGGGCGGTCACGACCGAGAATGCCGGCGGCATAGGGCGCACCTACTTCGATAAGATGAGCAAAGGCAGCCTGCTGCTTCTGATGAGCCGTGCTGGTGTCGTGAATTTCGATGAGCTTCTGGATGCGGCGGAGTCAGGCCACCTGCGCGTGGGTATCGATGTGTGGCCGGATGAGCCCATCCCGAAGGATCACCGGGCCCGGCGGACCCCCAACACCCTTCTGCAGGCCCACCGCGCTGGCAATATCCCAGAGGTCTGGCCCTGGATGGGTGAGCGGGTCGTTGATGACATTGAGCAGATCCTCAAAGGTCTGCCACCGCAACGCTGTCAGCGGGCACAGCTGGAAACGGTCGCCAAGCTGAGGAGCAAGCCGGTTGAGTAG